The genomic segment CGTTCACGGGTTGTTTATCAAACACTCGCCGTTGATACGTGGGTTTATCCTAAGTTTGTTGCCCAACATGAGTCGTGCGGATGACGTTTTGCAGGAAACGTTTCTCACGATTTCGGACAAGGCGAATGACTTTGTGATCGGAACGGATTTCGTTGCGTGGGCGTGCACGATCGCCAAGTACAAGGTTTTAGAAGAATGTAAACGGCTCGGTGGCAAAGCAACCGCCGTGCTGTCACCTGAGGTGGTCGAAGCACTGTGTGTGGTGCAACATCCATCGACGGACGATCGCGAGGGCGAGAAGCTGCAAGCATTGACAATGTGCTTAGACACGTTGCCGCCGTCGATGCGTCGTGCAATCGAATTGCGTTACACACGCGCTCACACTGCGTCGGAAATCGCATCGTTGTTCGGATGGAGTACCGATTCGGTGTACGTGATTTTGTCTCGAGCGCGAGCCGCACTGGAAAAATGTATCAACATTCGTCTCAAAACGGATGGGGTTTAGTTCAATGGACCGTGATCGATTGGTGAAGCTGCTCGGTTTGTACTTCGATGAAGGATTGACCGAGGAAACGAAGCAAGAGCTGGAGCGGATGTTATTGGCATCGCCCCAGGCAAGAGAACTTTTTTGGCAGAAGGCGAAGATGCACTCGATGCTTCGCCAGCAGGGGCAAGAAAGTTGGGGAAGTGAGCAGGGATCTGCGAATCCGTCGTCCCAAAAACAATCGCCACCGGCCGACACGTCCGATGTGTTCAGTGGGGCTGTGGATCGCGATCATCATCCAACGTTGGTATCGCTACGCGAACATCCGAACGCGGAAGAACGCGGCGTCATTTCGAAAAACACGCTTACCCGTGTGGTCACCCTGCTACTTGCCGCATCCGTGTTAATTGCCGTGGGGCTGCAATTCTATAGCAGTCAACGTTCACAAATCCAAGTCGCCGAGCAACAGGCGACCGGCGATGTGCCTCGTTATCGCCAGCGTAATGTAAGCGAAACCGAGCAATGGGTGGCGTTATTGCGGAAAGCGGTTGATGTGCACTGGATCGATGCCGATTCGGCGCCCAACCTTGGCGAACCGATGCCGCCGCGACGTATTCAGTTCGAAAGTGGATTGATTGAAATTCAAACCACCAGCGGTGCATTGATGGTTCTCGAGGGGCCCGCCGACTTGGAAATCATTAGCGACATGGAAGTCCGCTGCCGACAAGGACGGTTCCGGGTGGATGTTCCACCGCCGGCTGAGGGTTTCCTTGTCCATGCACCGTTTGTCAAAGTGGTCGATCGCGGCACCGCGTTCGCCATGAATATCAATCCAAACGAAGAAACCGAAGTCCACGTGATCGACGGTCTGGTTGAACTTGTGTCGCCAACGGATACCGATTCGATGCGTGAATTGCGAAAAGGCGACTCGGTCAGCGTTGCCTCGGCGGGGGCGTACCGAGACATTCCATCGCAGTCAAACTCGTTTCCTTCGGAATCGCAAATCCGTTCACGCAGTCGTGGCGCAAATGTGGTGCGGAAACTCGCATGGCAACGACGGCGTGACGCTTTGACAGAGCATCCGGACTGCTTGGTCTATTTCGATTTCAGCAGGTCGGAACTTGGCGAAACGGTGCTTACCAATCATGCGGTCCATGCGGAAAAGGTTGCCGACGGAACCATCGTCGGTTGCAACCGCGCTCAAGGACGATGGCCGGGAAAGGAAGCGATTGAATTCAAGAGCATGTCGGATCGAATCCGGTTCTCGCTTCCTGGTGTCCATACGACGCTCACGTGTATTACCTCGGTGCGATTGGACGCGTTGGATACATCGATCAGTTCGTTGCTGACGTCCGATGGTGATCTCGTGGGCGATTTTCGGTGGTGGATTGCACCGGAATCTGCTGACTCGGCTCGTCTGTCTTTTGAACGACGCGAACGTTCACTACGCAGTGAAGTCCAGGCTTACCCTAGTTCACCGGTTTTCCGGCGTTCGCAACTTGGTACCTGGGTGCAGTTGGCATTTGTTTGGGATGGTGAACAAGGGACGGTCCGCCAATACGTCAATGGTAATCTTGTCTCAAACGAACCGATTCGTTCCTTCGGGCTCGACCATGCTCGGATGTTGCGACTTGACAAGGTTGAAATTGGCAACAGCTCGCTGATCGGTGGATCCTACGATGCTCCGGTTCGCAACTTCAATGGTCGCATGGATGAGTTTGCGATTTTCGGTTCGGCACTGAATCCACAGGAACTTCTTGCCTACTACGACTTGGCAAAGGTGTCTTGGAGCAACACGGCAGAGGACAATCGCTGGAGCGAATCGGCCAATTGGTCGCTAGGGATTTTGCCGGCGCAGCACGACGTCGTTCGAGTCGACCGATCGGATCGTGAGAAGTTAATTGTCACCGACGAAACGATCGGAAACCTTAAAGCGATCCATATTGGAACGGCGAGAGGCGAAAAAGGGGAAATGGATATCCTCGGTGGCACGATCACGGCGACGGTCAATTCAAACAGCTACACTCGCGTCGGGGTTGCCGGCGGTGACGGAGTCGTGAAGCAATTTGATGGCGACGTTACCGTGAACGCCTTGCAAATTGGGCTCGATAAGGAGTCCCAAGGGAACTATGAAATGAGTGGCGGCAAGTTGTTGCTGATGCGTGGCGTCAAATTGTCTTCTAGCAGTTTGGAAGTTGGCAGTCAGCAGGGCGTTGGATCGTTCGAGATTTCCGCAGGTTCTTTGGAATCACGCGCCGGTGTGACGCTCGGTTACGGCGATGGTGTGGGGACGTTTCGTGTGCGTGGCTCCGACGCTTCGAAGATCCGCATTGGATCGTTTGGTAGTTTCGATGGATTTTGGGTCCAAAATACGGGCAGCACCCTAGCGACATTAATCGATGATCGAGGGGTTAGCACCATTTTTATCGACGAAGTTGGCAACGACGGAGGCGGTGATGTGACGTTTGCTGACGGTGCGCTGTTAGACGTTGGTTTCGTTGGCGAGTCCCAGGTTGGTTCGTGGGACGTCATGAAATGGGACGGAAAACTCAATGACCATGGACTAAGATTTGCCGAGGGAGTGGATCAAAGTGTATGGAGTTTTCAGTTCGTCGATACCGATTCATCAGGTGATCCCGATACACTTCGCGTGACTGCGGCGAGATGATCGCCCCCTTCCCCTCCTTTCTTTTTGACTTTTTTTGAGTGCACTTCATGCGGCTGATCCTTCAAATTTGTGGCCTTCTGCTTTTCTTGATATCCAATCCGGTTGCGTTCGTGATCGCCGAAGAAGTCAGTTCGAAAGCGCCTCCGCTTTCGCCTGCCGAATCGATCGCAACGATGAAAATCCAACCGGGATACCGTTTGGTGCCTGTGTTGGTGGAACCCGAAATTGAGGAACCGGTCGCGGCGGTGTGGGATGGGAACGGTCGCATGTATGTGATCGAGATGCGAACCTACATGCAGGACATCGATGGCAAGAACCAATTGAAACCCACCAGCCGCGTGTCGCGGCACGAGGACACTGATGATGACGGTATCTATGACAAGCACACGGTGTTTGCGGACAATTTGTCGTTACCGCGTATGGTGTTGCCGCTGTTGGATCGCGTCATTATCGGTGAAACCAACACGCTCGATTTGAAAAGTTATCAGGATACCGACGACGATGGCGTCGCCGATCGAATCGAAATGTGGTGCGAGCGAGGGCGTGTAGGCAATAATCTAGAACATCAAACCAGTGGGTTGATTTGGAACATCGATAATTGGATCTACGCCACCTACACACATGAGCGGATTCGATTTACCGACGGGAAAGTGATTCGTGAACCGTTGCCGCATGGATCGGGGCAATGGGGTTTGACTCACGATGACGAGGGCCGCATTTTCTACTCAACAGCCGGCGGCGAGAATCCCGCGATGGATTTTCAACGACCGATTGTTTACGGGAAACTTTCACTTCGTGGAGAGCAGGCAGACGGCTTTCGCGAAGTCTTTCCCATCGACAACGTGCCTGATGTCCAGGGCGGGCCGAAACGGCTTCGCGACGACAACACGTTGACCGTCTTTTCGGCCTGTTGCGGCCAATCGGTTTATCGTGGTGACCGAATGCCTGCGGATTTTCAAGGCGATTTGTTGATTCCCGAGCCAGTGGGGCGATTGGTCCGCCGTGCGAAGGTCACGAACGATCAAGGGCGAGTGGTCGTCTCGAATGCCTGTGATCGCAGCGAGTTCATTGCCGCGACCGATCCCAATTTCCGTCCCGTCAACAGTGCGACTGGTCCCGATGGGTGTCTGTATATCGTCGATATGTATCGAGGGATTATCCAAGAAGGAAACTGGGTTCGCGAAGGATCGTATCTACGCGAAGTGGTGAAGGAATACGAGCTGGAAAAAAATATCGGCCGTGGGCGTATCTATCGTGTCGATCATCAAACCCCCCAGCGTGGCCCGCAGCCAAGGATGCTTGACGAAACACCTGCTGAGCTGGTGGCTCATCTCTCGCATCCCAACGGTTGGTGGCGCAGCGAGGCACAGAAGTTGATTGTGTTGCACGGCGACCGCAGCGTGGTGCCCACGCTAGAAACGATGGCAACGACTCACGAAACCCCATTGGCAAGACTGCATGCGATGTGGACGCTCGAGGGACTCGATGCGGTCAAGCCGGCGTTGCTCATCGACGCTTTGGCGGATGCCGATTGGCGAGTCCGCAGTGCGGCGCTGAGAATCGCCGAACCGTGGATGGCAACGGATCGATCGCTCGACAAAGCGATCGACAATTTGATGGATGATGAAAGTCCCGATGTTCTGATTCAATTGATGTTGTCGGTCGGTCATGGACGTCATCCTCAGGCCGCTGCGATGACCGACCGGATCGTGGCAACCCACCGACAGAACTCGGCGATTAGCGAATTGCATCGCCAGATCGTTGCCAATCGTGAAGAGGCGTTGGCGGAACAGCGAAAACTCGAAGAACTACGCCGACGCAACAGGGCGCTTGCAGAATCGGTCGAGCGAGGCGCGGTCACCTACAAGACGCTTTGCACCGAGTGCCACGGCGCCGATGGACGCGGACAGCATTCCGCAGACAACCGTGATCTTGTGTTGGCGCCACCTCTTGCCGGTTCGGCACGTGTGTTGGGGCACAAAGAACGGCTGACGCGAATCTTGCTGCATGGGTTGGTGGGGCCCGTCGACGACAAGACGTATGCGGCGGGTTTAATGTTACCAATGGGAGCACACGATGATCGCTGGGTTGCCGATGTGGCTAACTTTATTCGCAACCAGTGGGGAAACAAAGCTTCGTTGATCCAACAAGCGGATGTGGCTCGAATTCGTGCCGATTCGTCTGGTCGCATCGGACCATGGACGCTTGCCGAATTGAATTATTTCGACCCTGCGGAACTTGATCGGAATCAATGGACGATAACAGCTAGCCACAATGCTAAAAATGTATCGGCGGCGATCGATGGAAAGGCAAAGACGCGGTGGGATACGGCGACCTACCAAAAACCGGGAATGTGGTTTGCCGTCGAATTTCCCAAGCCGATCCGATTGATGTCGCTCCATTTTGATACCCAAGCGTCACGAGCGGACTATCCGCGCCAATTCGTGGTCCACGTTTCAGTTGATGGCACGGACTGGGGCGATCCTGTTGCCAATGGGGTTGGCGATGGTCCAATCACCGTAGTCGAACTGGATTGTCCCGAACCGGTCAAACACGTCCGCATCACGCAAACGGGCAAGGCACCGAAAAACTATTGGTCGATTCATGAAATGGAGATCAAAGGGATGTCGGCTGACGCCAAGCCAACTGAATCGCTGGCCCAAACGCTTGCTGATGTGGATCCCGAACAGCTTGCTGCCGAGGCCAGTGAGCATGGCGATCCAAGGGCGGGTGCCGCTTTGTTCTACAACGCTGCACTGTCGTGTGCGAACTGCCACGATCCTGCCAATGGCCCGCGTTTGGCACCTGATCTCGCGTCGAAGCGGGATGGCGTGACCGACGGTTTTCTCGTCGAGTCCGTGCTCGATCCGTCCAAGGACATTCGCAAGGAGTATTCGCAGTTGATGGTGCTGACCGTTGATGGAGTGAGCGTGATGGGATTCAAGCAGACCGAGAGCGACGAGACGCTTGTACTACGCGATCCCGCAAGCGGAAAGCTGATTGAGATTGCTCAAGACGACATCGAATTTTCCAAGCCATCGACCATTTCGGCAATGCCAGCAGGGCTGGTCAATCCTTTGGCCAGCAAACAACAATTTCTCGATTTAGTTCGGTTTCTGATGGAGATCAACGGCGGCGGCGAAGAGTCGTTACAAACGATGGCCAGCGGGATTCGTCCAGCGAAGGGGAATACGCCGGCGCACTAGTGCGAATTCGCTGAGCTCGATTTCGCTCGGTCGTGGATCACGCTCACGCTCGAACCGGTGTCAGCGACCGCGACGTTGCCATTCCGGTTTTCCGATGCCGTGCATTCGGCCTTGCTCGTCTTCTTGGGCGGTAACGCCTAGGACGATATCGAAATTCACGGCCAACTCACCGATCGTTGAATCGACAAGCGGTTTGAAATCACCGAGGACCGTTTGGCGAGATTTGGGATCGATGCGGCGAAGGATTCCGTCGCGTTCATTCGCGGGATGTCCCTTGACGTAGAGCTGCGTCGTCAAGATACGGTGGCCGCTCTTGCTGACACCAAAATGGATATGCGGCGTTCGCCCTGGATACGGCACCGGTTTGATCGTGCGGAAGTAATACTGGCCTTTGGAATCGGTCAAGAAACGACCATAGCCTTGAAAGTTCTTGTCTTGATTGACGCGGTTGGTTGTGTCGTTGGTGTTGATGTAGACCGCGTTATTATCGACTTGCCATATTTCGACAAACGCGTTGCGTACGGGATTGCCTTTGGCGTCCAACACACGTCCGCTCAGGTGAGTGATCTCGCCTACCGCCGGCGTGATTGCATCATTGATCACCAACAAGTCGTTGTCGGTATCGAGCGGCATCTTGTTGGGATAAAACGGCCCCTCGGTCTGTGGCGGAGTCTCGATCAATTCGGCGAACACGGTCGAAGTGGACATCGCGGTCGCTGCCAATGCGATTCCGCCTTTCAACATTTCCCGACGACCAACAATACCGTGAACAAAGCTGCGGGGACCAATAAATTGGGGGCGGATCATGGAATTGTCTCGACCTACGTTTGTGGGGGCGGGAAGCGATCGGACGCGGTTCCTACGCGGATACGTTCGATGTTTGCGGCGTTACACGCTGAATTGCGATGCTCGTGCTCGATCCTAGCGTTTGTATTCTATCCTGATTCAACCCGCCACGTGGCCATCCGTTTCGCTTGGTTTCAAGCGAAATTTCAGTAAAGCTAGCCTTCCCCCGCCGGGTTTTACTTACCCCTGACGCCGTCTGCGACCGACTTCCCGTAGCGTCGCGAGATCTTCGGGGTGAATTGATCCGTCCGGTAGCGGTCCCGTGTTGAGTAGCAGATTTGCGTTCATCGACTTCGCAGTGGCCAGCATCTCCATCACTTGGTCTGCGGTTTTGTGTTTGCCATCGTCGGATTTCATGTAGCCCCATCCATGCGGCTGTAACGTGTCGCAGATTTCCAAAGGAACGTCCGATTCGCCTTTCCAATGACGCTCGGGGGCTTTGAAGTCCTCGGTGCCCAGCAGACCCTGTTTGTAGGACACCAACACCTGAGGCTGCATCTGATGAATGTGATCGTACAGTTCTTGTATTTTGAATTCATGCATCTTTTTTTTGCGAGATGCTGGCGTCGCGTGACCATCGAGCCAGATCCCCGCGATCGGCCCATAGTGGGTCAATAGTTCTGTGATTTGGTTTTTCATGAACTCGACGTAGATCTGCAGGTCGTGTTCTTTGCCGCTGGCATAAAACGTTTCGGGTGGATCGTACTTTGGCCGAGCCGATCCGCCCCATCCCCAATTGTTTGGTGCGTGGGGATGCCGCCAATCACGACCGTGCGAATAATACAGGAAAAAGCCAAGTCCCTTGTTTTGGCACTGCTCGGCCAGCTCCGCGACGAGATCTCGCTTTGCCGGCGTGTTCGTGCTTTTGAACTCGGTGTACTTCGAGTCGAACAGACAGAAACTGTCGTGGTGCCGCGTGGTCAAATTGATGTACTTCATCCCGGCATCCAATGCCATGTCGGTGATGAAGTCGGCATCAAAATTTTCAGCCGTAAATCGACTTGCTAGTTTCTCATACTCTTTGACGCGGATCTTCTCTTTGATCATCACCCATTCGTGGCGTCCTAGCAGCGAATACAGCCCGTAGTGAATAAACAAGCCGAATTCGGCTTGGCGAAACCACTGTAGCGCCGCCGCCCGAGGAGCAACCGCGTACTGTTCGGCCACGTCCTGCAGATACGAAGGAACGGAGGCATCCGCGTCAATCGCCGCTGCCGTATCCTCGGCGACGGCAGCGGAGGATGTGGCGATCGCGGCACCGGCAAGTCCTGAGGCAATGAAATCGCGGCGTGAAATCATGTGTGTCTTCTCTGTCGATAGGGGAACGGTGATAGAAATGACGTAAGGCAAAATCGGACGTTTACTTTGGGGTTCGCGTTAAACGATCGATCAAATAATCGTGGACCGTGCTGTGTTTGGCATCGGGGGCGCCGGGGTAATACAACTCGCTTTCGACGTTTTTGGATTGAAGGTGCTCGTGCAGCTTTAGTCCAAAGTTGGAGGTGTGCGTTGGGTCTCCTTGTCTCTGGCCGATCGCAGGCGTATTGCTATAGAACAGATACGTTGGTGGATCGTCGCTGGAGACCAACGCATAGGGGGAATACTCGGCGATCCAATCCGCAAGCCGATCGCGTTGAGCGAGAAAGGCATCGAAGTCCAATTGAAATTCTTTTGGCCCCGGTTTGAAGATTCCAAAGGCGTGACTGCCGTAGTTGCTATTGGGTGTCCATTGTTTCATCTGCAGCGGATCCAATGTCGTTTGCGGACGAATCGTCGCCGTGCAGAACAATCGCGTCGATTGGCGGGCCACCGGATCGTCGCTGTCGGGGTCTGCCATGTCATCGTGAAAGGCAAGCCACAGACTGGTGCAACCACCGGCGGAACCGCCACTGGCCGCGATCCGCTGTGGATCGAAATTCCATTGGCTTGCTTTCGTGCGAACAAACTGCAACGCTCGGGCGGCGTCTTCGAGCGGCGCTTTCACCGGCGGCTTGATGTCTGCCGCAACCGCATCCTGGATATAGCGATATTGGATCGAGACCACCGAGATTTTGTGTTCGAGCAGGATCGACAGCATATTCATCAGATTCTTGTCCTGCGGATCACCTCCTTTCCATCCACCCCCGTGGATATAAAACAGCAGCGGTGTGGGCGATTCGGATTCGGCTTGCCAAAAATACAGTACCTGCTTGGGATGTTGCCCATAACGCACTTTTGACAGCGTCGGTTCCGGTACCGTCGGGGCTGGCTGATCCTGTGCCAAAGCGTTGCATCCAAACGCCAATGTTGTCACCGCAACAAGCAAGCGGAGTTGGTAAATCATCATTCGAATCCTTATTGAAACGTTTGCAGAGGGTGTCAAAGTGGGGAGATGGATTACGCGTGTCGCATCGCACACCAAGCGACAGAAATCGTCAACGGCTTGTTAATTTTATTCAAACGTAAATCGAAACGGTGAGCCGTAGGCCGCAGAAGCACCGGGTTGTGCGTGGGACCCGGTCGCTGACGCGTCGCGGCTTACTAATTCAACGAGCCGTCAACTTGAACCTATTCACCTTAGCTAGATTGGCGGCGTTGTCATTAGCTAATTACGACGGGACGTTGATAGATTGCGTCATGCATGGTGCGGATGGCGACTTCGCTATTGCCCAAGAAACGCGGCCAAAACGGTTCTTCACAGACATCAGCCGGGCACACGATCCATAAGCAGGTGTCGGCTGCGGCTAAACAGGAACCGAAGAGCGGCATGTCGGCAAAGCACTGAGCGGGCGGCTAGCCTACGTGTGGACGCCAGGCGGGCAGACGGTAGCTGGGCAGACGTCAGCTGGGAAACACGCTTTTGGGTGACTTCGCGGGATGACCACGCAAT from the Novipirellula caenicola genome contains:
- a CDS encoding protocatechuate 3,4-dioxygenase — its product is MIRPQFIGPRSFVHGIVGRREMLKGGIALAATAMSTSTVFAELIETPPQTEGPFYPNKMPLDTDNDLLVINDAITPAVGEITHLSGRVLDAKGNPVRNAFVEIWQVDNNAVYINTNDTTNRVNQDKNFQGYGRFLTDSKGQYYFRTIKPVPYPGRTPHIHFGVSKSGHRILTTQLYVKGHPANERDGILRRIDPKSRQTVLGDFKPLVDSTIGELAVNFDIVLGVTAQEDEQGRMHGIGKPEWQRRGR
- a CDS encoding LamG-like jellyroll fold domain-containing protein; protein product: MDRDRLVKLLGLYFDEGLTEETKQELERMLLASPQARELFWQKAKMHSMLRQQGQESWGSEQGSANPSSQKQSPPADTSDVFSGAVDRDHHPTLVSLREHPNAEERGVISKNTLTRVVTLLLAASVLIAVGLQFYSSQRSQIQVAEQQATGDVPRYRQRNVSETEQWVALLRKAVDVHWIDADSAPNLGEPMPPRRIQFESGLIEIQTTSGALMVLEGPADLEIISDMEVRCRQGRFRVDVPPPAEGFLVHAPFVKVVDRGTAFAMNINPNEETEVHVIDGLVELVSPTDTDSMRELRKGDSVSVASAGAYRDIPSQSNSFPSESQIRSRSRGANVVRKLAWQRRRDALTEHPDCLVYFDFSRSELGETVLTNHAVHAEKVADGTIVGCNRAQGRWPGKEAIEFKSMSDRIRFSLPGVHTTLTCITSVRLDALDTSISSLLTSDGDLVGDFRWWIAPESADSARLSFERRERSLRSEVQAYPSSPVFRRSQLGTWVQLAFVWDGEQGTVRQYVNGNLVSNEPIRSFGLDHARMLRLDKVEIGNSSLIGGSYDAPVRNFNGRMDEFAIFGSALNPQELLAYYDLAKVSWSNTAEDNRWSESANWSLGILPAQHDVVRVDRSDREKLIVTDETIGNLKAIHIGTARGEKGEMDILGGTITATVNSNSYTRVGVAGGDGVVKQFDGDVTVNALQIGLDKESQGNYEMSGGKLLLMRGVKLSSSSLEVGSQQGVGSFEISAGSLESRAGVTLGYGDGVGTFRVRGSDASKIRIGSFGSFDGFWVQNTGSTLATLIDDRGVSTIFIDEVGNDGGGDVTFADGALLDVGFVGESQVGSWDVMKWDGKLNDHGLRFAEGVDQSVWSFQFVDTDSSGDPDTLRVTAAR
- a CDS encoding alpha/beta hydrolase, with product MMIYQLRLLVAVTTLAFGCNALAQDQPAPTVPEPTLSKVRYGQHPKQVLYFWQAESESPTPLLFYIHGGGWKGGDPQDKNLMNMLSILLEHKISVVSIQYRYIQDAVAADIKPPVKAPLEDAARALQFVRTKASQWNFDPQRIAASGGSAGGCTSLWLAFHDDMADPDSDDPVARQSTRLFCTATIRPQTTLDPLQMKQWTPNSNYGSHAFGIFKPGPKEFQLDFDAFLAQRDRLADWIAEYSPYALVSSDDPPTYLFYSNTPAIGQRQGDPTHTSNFGLKLHEHLQSKNVESELYYPGAPDAKHSTVHDYLIDRLTRTPK
- a CDS encoding alpha-L-fucosidase, with the translated sequence MISRRDFIASGLAGAAIATSSAAVAEDTAAAIDADASVPSYLQDVAEQYAVAPRAAALQWFRQAEFGLFIHYGLYSLLGRHEWVMIKEKIRVKEYEKLASRFTAENFDADFITDMALDAGMKYINLTTRHHDSFCLFDSKYTEFKSTNTPAKRDLVAELAEQCQNKGLGFFLYYSHGRDWRHPHAPNNWGWGGSARPKYDPPETFYASGKEHDLQIYVEFMKNQITELLTHYGPIAGIWLDGHATPASRKKKMHEFKIQELYDHIHQMQPQVLVSYKQGLLGTEDFKAPERHWKGESDVPLEICDTLQPHGWGYMKSDDGKHKTADQVMEMLATAKSMNANLLLNTGPLPDGSIHPEDLATLREVGRRRRQG
- a CDS encoding DUF7133 domain-containing protein, which translates into the protein MRLILQICGLLLFLISNPVAFVIAEEVSSKAPPLSPAESIATMKIQPGYRLVPVLVEPEIEEPVAAVWDGNGRMYVIEMRTYMQDIDGKNQLKPTSRVSRHEDTDDDGIYDKHTVFADNLSLPRMVLPLLDRVIIGETNTLDLKSYQDTDDDGVADRIEMWCERGRVGNNLEHQTSGLIWNIDNWIYATYTHERIRFTDGKVIREPLPHGSGQWGLTHDDEGRIFYSTAGGENPAMDFQRPIVYGKLSLRGEQADGFREVFPIDNVPDVQGGPKRLRDDNTLTVFSACCGQSVYRGDRMPADFQGDLLIPEPVGRLVRRAKVTNDQGRVVVSNACDRSEFIAATDPNFRPVNSATGPDGCLYIVDMYRGIIQEGNWVREGSYLREVVKEYELEKNIGRGRIYRVDHQTPQRGPQPRMLDETPAELVAHLSHPNGWWRSEAQKLIVLHGDRSVVPTLETMATTHETPLARLHAMWTLEGLDAVKPALLIDALADADWRVRSAALRIAEPWMATDRSLDKAIDNLMDDESPDVLIQLMLSVGHGRHPQAAAMTDRIVATHRQNSAISELHRQIVANREEALAEQRKLEELRRRNRALAESVERGAVTYKTLCTECHGADGRGQHSADNRDLVLAPPLAGSARVLGHKERLTRILLHGLVGPVDDKTYAAGLMLPMGAHDDRWVADVANFIRNQWGNKASLIQQADVARIRADSSGRIGPWTLAELNYFDPAELDRNQWTITASHNAKNVSAAIDGKAKTRWDTATYQKPGMWFAVEFPKPIRLMSLHFDTQASRADYPRQFVVHVSVDGTDWGDPVANGVGDGPITVVELDCPEPVKHVRITQTGKAPKNYWSIHEMEIKGMSADAKPTESLAQTLADVDPEQLAAEASEHGDPRAGAALFYNAALSCANCHDPANGPRLAPDLASKRDGVTDGFLVESVLDPSKDIRKEYSQLMVLTVDGVSVMGFKQTESDETLVLRDPASGKLIEIAQDDIEFSKPSTISAMPAGLVNPLASKQQFLDLVRFLMEINGGGEESLQTMASGIRPAKGNTPAH
- a CDS encoding sigma-70 family RNA polymerase sigma factor, translating into MSETTRSHRDHVHGLFIKHSPLIRGFILSLLPNMSRADDVLQETFLTISDKANDFVIGTDFVAWACTIAKYKVLEECKRLGGKATAVLSPEVVEALCVVQHPSTDDREGEKLQALTMCLDTLPPSMRRAIELRYTRAHTASEIASLFGWSTDSVYVILSRARAALEKCINIRLKTDGV